A window of Balneola vulgaris DSM 17893 genomic DNA:
CGAGCAACACTTAAGTTCTTTACTTTAACTCGCTCATTTCCGTACTGACCAGCCATACGCATTCCTTTGAATACACGAGCTGGATCAGAAGCACCACCGATAGAACCAGGGGCTCTTAATCTGTTATGCTGACCGTGAGTCTCATCACCAACACCACTAAAGTTGTGTCTCTTAATTACGCCGGCAAATCCACGACCTTTTGAAGTACCTGCAACGTCGATTACATCACCAACGCTAAATACATCTTCAACTTTCAATTCATCGCCTACAGTTAGTCCTTCAGGAATAAAATTTCTGAATTCTTTAACTACTGCTTTAGCATCTGTTCCGGCTTTGTCAAAGTGGCCGTTTACAGATTTTGATACATTCTTTTTGTTTCTATCAAAAGAAGAAAGTTGAACGGCATTGTATCCGTCTGTTTCTTCTGTTTTGATTTGGGTAATAACAGAGGCTGGAACTTCAACGACAGTCACAGGTATACTGCGGCCTAATTCGTCAAA
This region includes:
- the rplC gene encoding 50S ribosomal protein L3; this encodes MSGLVGKKVGMTSVFDELGRSIPVTVVEVPASVITQIKTEETDGYNAVQLSSFDRNKKNVSKSVNGHFDKAGTDAKAVVKEFRNFIPEGLTVGDELKVEDVFSVGDVIDVAGTSKGRGFAGVIKRHNFSGVGDETHGQHNRLRAPGSIGGASDPARVFKGMRMAGQYGNERVKVKNLSVARIISESNLVLITGSVPGPNGGYVELLTKPSAY